One genomic region from Eptesicus fuscus isolate TK198812 chromosome 4, DD_ASM_mEF_20220401, whole genome shotgun sequence encodes:
- the SPN gene encoding leukosialin: protein MSVVMEMTLLLLFFGGLWAHEVDTEAPKISTPREPSFSLASNISEASNLPSVASDQATGVPEAHGSTGHQLSLPSSAPSAVPSPETSVAADISLIADAVTTQAAPIRKLSMVQEISNATSDPAVPARTTLGLHTAAGETMATSSLEPSSGTSGLPVTMATSSLETSSGTVTSDSPVTMTTRSLEPSSGTSGLPVTMTTSSLETSDVTSGPPITMATSSLETPKETSGSPVSRVKILILSTPAISTNEGSGPAPSSDQKTKNTLTVAVLVALLAVIVLLALVLLWRRRQKRRTGALTLNRGGKHNGVADAWAGPARVADEEAVITAAAGASGGDKGAGTPEGEGAGRRPTLTTFFGRRKSRQGSLALEELKAEPAASLPGEEEPLMGSEDGAVEAPASDGPEAGDVEVP from the coding sequence ATGTCTGTTGTCATGGAGATGACCCTGCTTCTCCTCTTCTTTGGGGGTCTGTGGGCCCACGAGGTGGACACAGAGGCTCCGAAGATTTCTACACCCAGAGAGCCCTCTTTTTCTTTGGCCTCCAACATCTCTGAGGCCTCAAACCTTCCCTCAGTGGCCTCCGATCAGGCAACAGGGGTGCCTGAGGCACATGGCAGTACCGGGCACcagctctccctgccttcctcagcTCCGTCCGCAGTGCCCTCTCCTGAGACGTCCGTCGCTGCCGACATCAGCCTTATAGCCGATGCAGTAACCACCCAAGCAGCTCCCATCAGGAAGTTATCGATGGTCCAGGAAATCTCCAATGCAACCAGTGACCCTGCTGTCCCAGCAAGGACCACTCTGGGACTTCACACAGCGGCTGGTGAAACCATGGCAACTAGCTCTCTGGAGCCCTCCAGTGGGACCAGTGGACTCCCTGTCACCATGGCAACTAGCTCTCTGGAGACCTCCAGTGGGACAGTGACGAGTGACTCTCCTGTCACCATGACAACTAGATCTCTGGAGCCCTCCAGTGGGACCAGTGGACTCCCTGTCACCATGACAACTAGCTCTTTGGAGACTTCTGATGTGACCAGTGGACCCCCTATCACCATGGCAACCAGCTCTCTGGAGACTCCCAAGGAGACCAGTGGCTCGCCCGTCTCGAGGGTAAAAATACTCATCCTGTCGACCCCAGCGATCTCCACAAACGAAGGCAGCGGGCCTGCCCCGAGTTCAGATCAGAAGACCAAGAACACCCTGACGGTGGCCGTGCTTGTGGCCCTGCTGGCCGTCATCGTCCTCCTGGCGCTCGTCCTGCTGTGGCGCCGGCGGCAGAAGCGGAGGACCGGGGCTCTGACGCTGAACAGAGGTGGGAAGCACAATGGGGTGGCCGACGCCTGGGCCGGGCCAGCCCGAGTGGCCGACGAAGAGGCTGTGATAACAGCAGCGGCAGGAGCGTCTGGTGGTGACAAGGGCGCTGGGACCCCCGAAGGGGAGGGTGCTGGCCGGCGGCCCACACTCACCACTTTCTTCGGCAGACGGAAGTCGCGCCAGGGCTCCTTGGCGCTGGAGGAGCTGAAGGCcgagccagcagccagcctgccgGGGGAGGAAGAGCCACTGATGGGCAGTGAGGATGGGGCTGTGGAGGCCCCCGCTTCGGATGGGCCAGAAGCGGGCGATGTGGAGGTCCCTTAG